A part of Ziziphus jujuba cultivar Dongzao chromosome 8, ASM3175591v1 genomic DNA contains:
- the LOC107414758 gene encoding uncharacterized protein LOC107414758 isoform X2, translating into MLSLFGQAVAKVSSKFNFPLGLQREAQKKKKKKSEKTCGSSNLVAMDDVDRLFECFKCASAARERKRSKSEVKRRSSTHEASAHSDILSPPPTGLKQKKLPDMQLSVEKSGSTTGKANNSNCGTQISPVVFYGSPHGVPPKRPSRLLLRLLHEIRVDLSEHGKLSIREEVWATFPRQDEAMNFSKGNEQLHVFSYQDHFNGQRRFLVSSYKEFWKRYKNMDSKFRHHYEVIQEGLPCHLYFDLEFSKRENAARDGDEMVDLLISVIFDALLDKYSLQGNHEWILELDSSTEVKFSRHLIIRIPRTAFKDNSHAGAFVNEICSRIFIAKKGDERFEKLFIKKDSSSADSPSQLFVDTAVYSRNRCFRVALSSKAGKNSVLLPTGRYKAKGMCEEEMFMASLICNMDADCEKLLVCKVDLDCVKTLQFDTEVNHSFGKHYSPQEFTSNGFTSASATYLMGKSPFPALDAFIEYVASIGNVAGKIRCWYWFSEYGLMVYSMSRNRYCERIGRQHKSNNVIYVVDLRRAVYYQKCHDPDCRGYRSPLRPIPLDSIPEMHHGGSTIDNLEYQNASEDVLHYDESITKSVTPNTWWLEATRIADNVENKHDSLKVSNMENLNDDDDKWWVAAERTATEAELSHLLI; encoded by the exons ATGCTTTCGTTGTTTGGTCAAGCCGTTGCCAAAGTCTCTTCAAAATTCAATTTCCCGCTAGGTCTCCAAAgagaagcccaaaaaaaaaaaaaaaaaaaatccgagaAAACTTGTGGATCATCAAATTTAGTCGCCATGGACGACGTTGATCGCTTGTTCGAGTGCTTCAAGTGTG CCTCTGCtgcaagagaaagaaaaagaagcaaaagcgAAGTGAAGCGACGAAGTTCTACACATGAGGCTTCTGCACATTCTGATATTCTATCTCCACCACCAACAGGGCTAAAACAGAAAAAACTACCAGACATGCAGCTGTCTGTTGAGAAA TCAGGTTCAACAACAGGAAAAGCCAACAACTCCAATTGTGGGACACAGATTTCGCCAGTTGTATTCTATGGGTCTCCTCATGGTGTGCCTCCAAAACGACCATCTCGATTGCTGTTGCGATTGTTGCATGAAATACGTGTTGATCTCTCTGAACATGGCAAATTGAGCATAAG GGAGGAAGTCTGGGCAACATTCCCACGGCAGGATGAAGCAATGAATTTTTCCAAAGGGAATGAGCAACTTCATGTTTTTAGTTATCAAGATCACTTTAATGGACAAAGAAGGTTTCTTGTCTCAAGTTACAAGGAATTCTGGAAAAG gtataaaaatatggattctaagtTTCGCCACCATTATGAAGTAATTCAGGAG GGTTTGCCATGCCACCTTTACTTTGACTTGGAGTTCAGCAAGAGAGAGAATGCAGCAAGAGATGGAGATGAAATGGTTGACCTTTTGATATCAGTCATTTTTGACGCCTTACTTGATAAATACTCTCTTCAAGGAAATCACGAATGGATATTGGAGCTTGATTCCTCTACAGAAG TGAAGTTCTCTCGGCATCTAATCATTCGCATACCGAGAACAGCTTTTAAGGACAACTCACATGCAGGTGCATTTGTCAATGAG ATATGTTCAAGGATTTTCATTGCAAAGAAGGGGGATGAgagatttgaaaaattatttattaaaaaagactCAAGCTCTGCTGATTCTCCTAGTCAGCTTTTTGTGGATACTGCAGTCTATTCCAGAAATCGTTGCTTTCGTGTAGCTTTATCATCAAAGGCAGGGAAGAATTCTGTGCTTCTGCCTACTGGTCGTTACAAAGCAAAGGGCATG TGCGAGGAGGAGATGTTCATGGCATCATTGATCTGCAATATGGATGCTGACTGTGAGAAACTTCTTGTTTGCAAAGTGGATCTAGATTGTGTCAAGACCCTCCAATTTGATACAGAG GTAAACCATAGTTTTGGAAAACATTACAGTCCCCAAGAATTCACATCAAATGGGTTCACAAGTGCTTCAGCAACATACTTAATGGGGAAATCTCCATTCCCTGCTTTGGATGCATTCATAGAATATGTTGCCTCCATTGGAAATGTAGCAG GTAAAATCCGTTGTTGGTACTGGTTCTCAGAATACGGATTGATGGTCTACAGTATGTCAAGAAACAGATACTGTGAGCGAATTGGTAGACAGCATAAAAGTAATAATG TGATATATGTTGTTGACCTGAGAAGGGCTGTTTATTATCAGAAATGTCATGATCCTGATTGCAGAG GTTATCGTTCTCCCTTGCGTCCAATTCCATTGGATAGCATCCCTGAGATGCATCATGGAGGATCAACAATTGATAATCTGGAATATCAAAATGCCAGCGAAGATGTTCTGCACTATGATGAAAGCATAACGAAGAGTGTTACCCCAAATACATGGTGGCTTGAGGCCACAAGAATTGCAGATAATGTTGAAAATAAGCATGATTCATTAAAAGTCAGCAATATG GAAAACCTTAATGATGACGATGACAAATGGTGGGTTGCTGCAGAAAGGACTGCAACTGAGGCTGAACTATCCCACTTGCTCATATAA
- the LOC107414758 gene encoding uncharacterized protein LOC107414758 isoform X1 has protein sequence MLSLFGQAVAKVSSKFNFPLGLQREAQKKKKKKSEKTCGSSNLVAMDDVDRLFECFKCGISPPPSAARERKRSKSEVKRRSSTHEASAHSDILSPPPTGLKQKKLPDMQLSVEKSGSTTGKANNSNCGTQISPVVFYGSPHGVPPKRPSRLLLRLLHEIRVDLSEHGKLSIREEVWATFPRQDEAMNFSKGNEQLHVFSYQDHFNGQRRFLVSSYKEFWKRYKNMDSKFRHHYEVIQEGLPCHLYFDLEFSKRENAARDGDEMVDLLISVIFDALLDKYSLQGNHEWILELDSSTEVKFSRHLIIRIPRTAFKDNSHAGAFVNEICSRIFIAKKGDERFEKLFIKKDSSSADSPSQLFVDTAVYSRNRCFRVALSSKAGKNSVLLPTGRYKAKGMCEEEMFMASLICNMDADCEKLLVCKVDLDCVKTLQFDTEVNHSFGKHYSPQEFTSNGFTSASATYLMGKSPFPALDAFIEYVASIGNVAGKIRCWYWFSEYGLMVYSMSRNRYCERIGRQHKSNNVIYVVDLRRAVYYQKCHDPDCRGYRSPLRPIPLDSIPEMHHGGSTIDNLEYQNASEDVLHYDESITKSVTPNTWWLEATRIADNVENKHDSLKVSNMENLNDDDDKWWVAAERTATEAELSHLLI, from the exons ATGCTTTCGTTGTTTGGTCAAGCCGTTGCCAAAGTCTCTTCAAAATTCAATTTCCCGCTAGGTCTCCAAAgagaagcccaaaaaaaaaaaaaaaaaaaatccgagaAAACTTGTGGATCATCAAATTTAGTCGCCATGGACGACGTTGATCGCTTGTTCGAGTGCTTCAAGTGTGGTATTTCTCCTCCTC CCTCTGCtgcaagagaaagaaaaagaagcaaaagcgAAGTGAAGCGACGAAGTTCTACACATGAGGCTTCTGCACATTCTGATATTCTATCTCCACCACCAACAGGGCTAAAACAGAAAAAACTACCAGACATGCAGCTGTCTGTTGAGAAA TCAGGTTCAACAACAGGAAAAGCCAACAACTCCAATTGTGGGACACAGATTTCGCCAGTTGTATTCTATGGGTCTCCTCATGGTGTGCCTCCAAAACGACCATCTCGATTGCTGTTGCGATTGTTGCATGAAATACGTGTTGATCTCTCTGAACATGGCAAATTGAGCATAAG GGAGGAAGTCTGGGCAACATTCCCACGGCAGGATGAAGCAATGAATTTTTCCAAAGGGAATGAGCAACTTCATGTTTTTAGTTATCAAGATCACTTTAATGGACAAAGAAGGTTTCTTGTCTCAAGTTACAAGGAATTCTGGAAAAG gtataaaaatatggattctaagtTTCGCCACCATTATGAAGTAATTCAGGAG GGTTTGCCATGCCACCTTTACTTTGACTTGGAGTTCAGCAAGAGAGAGAATGCAGCAAGAGATGGAGATGAAATGGTTGACCTTTTGATATCAGTCATTTTTGACGCCTTACTTGATAAATACTCTCTTCAAGGAAATCACGAATGGATATTGGAGCTTGATTCCTCTACAGAAG TGAAGTTCTCTCGGCATCTAATCATTCGCATACCGAGAACAGCTTTTAAGGACAACTCACATGCAGGTGCATTTGTCAATGAG ATATGTTCAAGGATTTTCATTGCAAAGAAGGGGGATGAgagatttgaaaaattatttattaaaaaagactCAAGCTCTGCTGATTCTCCTAGTCAGCTTTTTGTGGATACTGCAGTCTATTCCAGAAATCGTTGCTTTCGTGTAGCTTTATCATCAAAGGCAGGGAAGAATTCTGTGCTTCTGCCTACTGGTCGTTACAAAGCAAAGGGCATG TGCGAGGAGGAGATGTTCATGGCATCATTGATCTGCAATATGGATGCTGACTGTGAGAAACTTCTTGTTTGCAAAGTGGATCTAGATTGTGTCAAGACCCTCCAATTTGATACAGAG GTAAACCATAGTTTTGGAAAACATTACAGTCCCCAAGAATTCACATCAAATGGGTTCACAAGTGCTTCAGCAACATACTTAATGGGGAAATCTCCATTCCCTGCTTTGGATGCATTCATAGAATATGTTGCCTCCATTGGAAATGTAGCAG GTAAAATCCGTTGTTGGTACTGGTTCTCAGAATACGGATTGATGGTCTACAGTATGTCAAGAAACAGATACTGTGAGCGAATTGGTAGACAGCATAAAAGTAATAATG TGATATATGTTGTTGACCTGAGAAGGGCTGTTTATTATCAGAAATGTCATGATCCTGATTGCAGAG GTTATCGTTCTCCCTTGCGTCCAATTCCATTGGATAGCATCCCTGAGATGCATCATGGAGGATCAACAATTGATAATCTGGAATATCAAAATGCCAGCGAAGATGTTCTGCACTATGATGAAAGCATAACGAAGAGTGTTACCCCAAATACATGGTGGCTTGAGGCCACAAGAATTGCAGATAATGTTGAAAATAAGCATGATTCATTAAAAGTCAGCAATATG GAAAACCTTAATGATGACGATGACAAATGGTGGGTTGCTGCAGAAAGGACTGCAACTGAGGCTGAACTATCCCACTTGCTCATATAA